In Amblyraja radiata isolate CabotCenter1 unplaced genomic scaffold, sAmbRad1.1.pri S73, whole genome shotgun sequence, the DNA window cttgccattgagggagcccagcgtaggttcaccaggttaattcccgggatggcgggactgtcatatgctgagagaatggagcagctgggcttgtacactctggagtttagaaggatgagagggcatcttattgaaacataagattattaaagggttggaacactagaggcaggaaacatgttcccgatgttgggggagtccagaaccaggggccacagtttaagaataaggggtaagctatttataccggagatgaggaaacactttttcacacagagagttgtgagtctgtggaattatctgccacagagggaggccggttctctggatactttcaagcgagagttagatagagctcttaaagatagcgtagtcagggttaatgtggagaaagcaggaacggggtactgattgtggatgatcagccatgatcacattgtcggcactgggcctgtattcgctggagtttagaagaaggagaggagggcgggggggggtcaTTTGAAACttccctgaataatgaaaggtatgtatagagtggatgtggataggatgtttcctctagtgggagagtctaggaccagagggcacagccttagaattaaaggacgttccttcatgaaggggatgaggaggaatttatttagccagagggtggagaatctgtgggattcgttgccacagacggcggtggaggccacaagtcagtgaatatatttaaggctgagatagatagatagattgttgattagtgcgggtgtcaggggttatggggagaaagctggagaatggggttaggaggccacaagtctgtggatatattgaaccagcgatccccgcacactaacacacctgTAGCAGAAGACATCCTACCTTTGAAAACCCGCGTGGCCCAGCGAGCCTGTAGTTCTGATAAGGGCATGATGGCGCCCAGTGGTTGCATGAGGCCAATGATACAAAGAGTTGGGTGGGTCATTGCGGGGGGGAACACGAGCTTGTACAGGTCCACCTGGTTCTTTTCCACCTTGACCACGGACTCATCCAGGAACGGGTATGAAAACGTGTATCCTGTGGCGAAGACCACAAAGTCGATCTCTTCAACTGAGCCATCCTCGAAGATGGCTGTCGTCTCGGTGAAACTCCTGACATTCGGTTTGACCAGAACTCTGCCCGATATGATGCGGTTCGGCAGATCATCGTTGATCGTCGGGTGTTGACTGAAAATACTGTGATCACGAtgaacaatgtttagtttagagatacagcgcggaaacaggcccttcggcccacccagtccgtgccggccagcgatcgcccgttcacacaccagtttagtttagagatacagtgcggaaacaggcccttcggcccacccagtccgtgccggccagcgatcgcccgttcacacacactagattagtttagagatacagcacgcaaacaggcccttctccaccgagtccgcgccaaccaacatgccccatctacactagtcccacctgctccccgcgtttggcccatatccctccaatcctgtcctatccatgtccctgtccaagtgtcgtgatagtctctgcctcaaccacctcctccggcagctcgttccatagactTAACTCTCTGTTTCACAATGGCTCTATGTgtcaatgactctatgattcaatagacaacatacaatagacaataggtgcaggaaggggccgttcggcccttcgagccagcaccgccattcaatgtgatcatggatgatcatccacaatcagtaccccgttcctgccttctcctcatatcccctgactccgttatctttaagagtatccagagaaccggcctccaccgccctctgaagcagagaatatcacagactcacaactctctgtgtgtaaaattatTTCTTCGTCtctgttataaatggcttactccttattcttaaactgtggcccctgcttctcgaCACCcctgacatcgggaacatttcctgcctctagtgtgtccaacccTTTCATAATCTTatgattcaataagataccctctcatccttcttaactccagagtgtacaagcccagccgctccactctctcagcatatgacagtcccgccatcccgggaattaacctacgctgcactccctcaatagcaagaatgtccttcctcaaatttagagatgtAAACTGCgcataatactccaggtttggtctcactagggccatgtacaaccgcagaaggacttttttgctcctatattcctatacattctctgccacagaatgtagttgaggccagttcattggctatatttaagagggagttagatgtggcccttgtggttaaagggatcagggggtattgagagaaaacaggtacaggatatttagttggatgatcagccataatcatattgaatggaggtgcaggctggaagggccgaatggcctactcctgcacctatcttctatgtttctgtgtttctatactCCACCACTCTTGGTATGAAGgcgaacaggccaaaactgcacacgatactccaggtttggtctcactagggccatgtacagctgcagtaggacgtccttgctccgatactcaactcctcttgtgatgAGATGTAATGGTTCAATGGATGTATGATCCTTTCCCGATGAAGTTCGCACCTGTGGCCTGGTTGTAGTCCATAGTTGCCATGGTTAAATCTCTTGTTCAATGATCGTTCAAAGAACCATTTCATGATGGGCTGTGGTATGAGATCCTTCAGCAATTGGACCGAACGTCGACTAAAAAACATGTTACCTGGGTATCCTTGACTCCCAACTATGTTCAACACCCAAGACCCTCTCCTAGTGCTCAGAAAAACCTggaagaaaaatgaatgaaatgtggacaggtacaaagtgctggagtaactcagcgggtcaggcagcatctctgtggagaacgtggacaggtacagagtgttggagtagctcagcgggtcaggcagcatctctctggagaacgtggacaggtacaaagtgctggagtaactcagcgggtcaggcagcatctctggagaacaaatataggtgacgtttcgggtcaagacaggaaacattgaaacatagaaacatagaaaatagatgcacaagtagaccattcggcccttctagccagcaccgccattcaatatgatcatggctgatcatccacaataatttccccgttcctgcttccagCCTAGACTAAGGGAACCTTCTTCggatcaagaaaaacacaaagtgctggagtaactcagcaggccaggcatccatgttcaccagaaatgctgttgagttacgccagcatcttGTACATATCTTAGGACAcggaattagtttagagatacagcacggaaacaggcccttcagtccactgggtccgtgccgaaccagcgatcgcccgttcacacactagtatagtttagagatacagcagggaaacaggcccttcggcccaccgaaatcTGCCATTATGCTCCAGTTTAGTTCTgatcgggagctgtctgtgtggagtttgcaagttctccctgtgaatgcaagGGTTTCTCCGGGTTCattccacgtcccaaagacattcgGGTTATTAGGTTAATTGTATAAAACTGCCCCCGAATATGTAGTGAGTGGAagagaaagtgcgataacatcgaactagtgtgtgaacgggcgatcgttggtcggcacgaactcggtgggccgaagggcctgtttccgcgctgtatctctaaactaaactaatgtgtgaacgggcgatcgctggtcggcaccgactcggtggggaaagtcctgtttccgcgctgtatctatgaaCTAAACTAACTGAGACATTTCACAAGAGTTTGTTTACCAAGTACAAGGCCCCAATTGTGCTTGCAATCAGGTAAACATTGCTAATTAACTTGCAAAATATAACATTATCTTAATCATTGATTCTGCTACAAACATTGATATATCAGATGTAAATACAGAGATAGAgagttgattagtgcaggtgtcaggggttatgggagaaggcaggataatggggttatgcgggagatagatcagccattattgaatggcggagtagtctcgatgggccgattggccgaattctgctccaatcacctaTGActtcatgacctgctgagttactccagcactttgtctaggccggaagcaggaatggagtactgattgtggatgatcagccaagatcatattgaatggcggtgctggctcgaagggccgaatggtctacttgtgcacctgttttctatgtgtctatgtttctatgttcctgtcCGCAAACCAGTTTTCTACCCATGTCAGTactgtacccccaataccatgtgttctaattttgcaagCTGTGACAGTCCTTCCATcccgggattaacctggtgaacctacgctgggttccgtcaatagcatgaatgtccttctcCAAATTTTGGGacgaaaacagcacacaatacaccagctgtgatctcactagggccctgatgTTCGTGATGTTGGGGGAGCAGAACTAGgatccacacacagtttaagaataaggggtcggccatttgggactgagatgaggataaacatttccacccagagaattgtgaatctgtagccatttaggagtgagatgaggagaaacttttccacccagagagttgtgaatctgtggccaattaggactgatatgaagagatacttttccacccagagagttgtgaatctgtgggattctctgccacagaaggcagcggaggccaattcactggatgttttcaagagagagttagatttagctcttgaggctaacggaatcaagggatatggagtattgattgtgcatgatcagccatgatcatatttaatggcggtgctggctggaaggcccgaatggccgaatcctgcaccttttgtctatgttTCGATGGTCCGATTCATGTGTACCTTAAAACCTGCCGTGTCCCTCATTTTGTTACGCACCTGTTTTGCAGTTTGGCTGATTTCGACGGAAATATCCCCTACAGAATTCCCGATCCAAATCACAACGACATTCTTTCCTTCAAATACTTGGGGATCCTTGTATTCCTTGCTGTGGATATGTCGGCCTTTGAAAGATGTTATGCCTGGAATCATCCGAGAACATTGACAACATCAGTGTTtgagatagagtgatacagtgtggaaacaggcgcttcggcccaacttgcccacactcgccaacatgccccatctacactagtcatagagtgacacagtgtgaaaacaggcccttcagcccaacttgcccacaccggccaacatgccccatctacattagtcacagagtgatacagtgtggaaacaggaccttccttctgcccaacttgcccacaccggccaacatgccccatctacactagtcatagagtgatacagtgtggaaacatacccttcatcccacaccggccaacatgccccatctacactagttcgaccccgaccaacatgtcccatctacactagtcccacatgctgcCCGCGATTGGCCcgtatcgctccaaacctgtcccatccatgtacatgtccaagggttgtgatagtcccagcctcaactacctcctccggcagctcgttccatacacccaccaccttctgtgtggaaatgttgctcctcaaattcccattaaatctcccccccccacctctctcaccttaaacccatgtcctctggttctcgattcccctactctgggcaagagactctgtgcatctacccgaacaATTCCTCTGGTGATGTTGTGCaactctatacgatcacccctcatcctcctgcgctccaaggaatagagccaccgattctcaactctctgggtggaaaggtttctcctcatctcagtcttaaatggccgagCCCTTATTATTTAACTATATGTgatgcctggttctggactcccccaacatcaggaacatgattCTTGCATCCAGCTATTTCagctttttaaataattttataagtttctataagacgccctctcatccttgtaaattccagtgaagacaagcctagtctgatctatttctcctcatatgacagtcccgcattcctgggaattaaccttgtgaacctacactgggcttcctcaatagcaagaaagtccttccgctaatttggagaccaaaactgcacacaatacatagatacatagatacatagaaaataggtgcaggagtaggccattcggcccttcgagcctgcaccgccattcaatatgatcatggctgatcatccaactcagtatcccgtacctgccttctctccataccccctgatccatttagccacaaggacaacatctaactccctcttaaatatagccaatgaactggcctcaactaccttctgtggcagagagttccagagattcgccactctctgtgtgaaaaaatgtttttctcatcttggtcttaaaggatttcccccttatccttaagctgtgatcccttgtcctcgacttccccaacatcgggaacaatcttcctgcatctagcctgtccatccacttaagcattttgtaagtttctataagaacccccctcaatctcctaaattctagcgagtataagccgagtctatccaatccttcttcatatgaaagtcctgacatcccaggaatcagtctggtgaaccttctctgcactccctctatggcaataatgtccttcctcagatttggagaccaaaactgtacgcaatactagtaagattaaacgagaacttaccagtttgaagtatgatctttattttatgaagaagaacgttgagggaatacgtgaagaaccccgctaggacgcatgcgtaccattcttcaaagcagcggtgtgagatcacagataactataatgactaaacatagtaagattaggaaagagataccagttccAGATATGACCAaaaggtgggagcggagggcacgtattccctcaacgttcctcctcataaaataaagatcaaacttcaaactggtaagttctcgtataatcttactattttacttcggattcacgtgagtgactacgtgaagattttaaagctctgtgatctcatgccgtggaacgagtccatgcttcacatctgccttgattgtggggagaataatGTTAACAGTATTAGACATCAATACAAACTTGATGTAACGAAAAGGAATTTATTAAATCCAAATCATAGCCCTTGTTGTGGGTAACTCATActacagaacttaaaagtgtttcaGAAAATGTTCCTGGTTCTATGACCGGTTTATGATAATAACGTTGGAATGTTCGTTCTGTTGACCATTCTGCAgacctgaggatttggtccataggcacATCCAGTTgttttgctgccgatgtagctgcagccctggtggagtgagatttaaaaatgttagtgtctactcccgCCTTCATtaagacttgttttagccatcgcgAGATGGTCTGGGTTGTTACtcttttgtgtgtctgtgtgtggctaATTAACAGAGCCACTTCTTTCCCTCGGATGATTCTGGTATGTTCAATGTATAGCAGTAGATGAGTTACTATACAGAGGCGTTCATCGGTCGGGTAAGCCCTACATTATATTGGTTGTCCAGTAATTCCccgtctgttttgttttataaaGTCATGTATAATAAACGTCAGCTTCCCAGATGAAATGGTCAAGTGGTCCAGTCTTAGTttttgtagcgactggaccctttgtgccgtgaccaaagccatcagcataaccatcttcattgtAAGTTTCTCCAGGGACAGCGCTGTAAGTggggaccagtttcttaacatggtcaagaCAATACTCACGTCCCAAATTTGAGTATACCTTGTTCTAggtggattggtattaaaaaataTCTTTCATCAGTTtgattaccagggggtgagtccctactgaatgccgctctgttctttGCCAAAGGTAGTTAGACAGAGCACTCCTGGCACTGTGGATGGTGCTGTAGCTTAGTAGTGAAGGCTGGCCAGAAATTCCAAAACAGACGGGATATGATTGGATCTATGATCGAGGTTGTTATTGTGGCAGAACGTTCCCCATTTCTTGATATGCCCCAAgtcctgttttttggtggacagtCTTTGGGCTGATACAATCATGTCCATAGTTCTGTTCGTCAGTCCCATGTCTAGTAGCggttctttcagactctacaaattaataagttggtaaacttatgacatgggtgacttttctgAGTTACTGGATGGACCAGCAAATTAGGTCTATGCTGTatagtgatacatggttctaacgcCATGTcctgtatcaccgggaaccatggttgcgtgggccaatcgggtactatatgaatcccagatgccgaatcctgttgaatcttctttagtacccgattgatgcggcagaaaggaaggaatgcataaatgaacagtttcccccaatgcagcgaaaatgcatttgTGGctactgccccagggtctggttcccatgatacatatcttggtaattggtgattgagcctggatgcaaaaatatcgatatctggtgtttcataccgtgctgtaatttcagcaaacacATTTTTAcccaacatccattccgtgttttctttgaatttgcgtgacctggtgtctgccactgtatttagtttacctggtaaatatgtagctgatatccaaatattcctttggatgcaccattgccaaattgagttGGCCAATTTGTCACAggatgtcgatatatttccatccatatggttgatatatgccacTGTGAGGGTTAAATGATCAAgccaccatcattgtgaggggccgagtgattgaagtcaccgaccttgtgatgggccgaggagttggaatcaccaaccttgtgattcgaacaaacagtcagaccttcagagctgttgataacattgtagaataacaagatgaggtaaggaatgtagctgacaacacagaagctattctttaggtcaaaggcatttaagtaggttaggccaacagcTACTGTGCATGCTTAATAacataaatgaatattaactttacgcccctcatgacaaagaacctaatttaaatgtacatgcgatgtatgatgtgggaggagagggaatgattgatgacgcacggaggggagggttggaagattgtgaacctcggtaccctgattggaaggggtcagaaggggaggcgtccgaacaataaagactgtatactgaattgtataaaaatagacgtttttcctttgctcgttgtgtctcaacttggagaggcacccgattctgcagactcgcaaataaagcatttcttgtttccacgatttagtctctgagtagtgattgtgagaacaaacaatatatctcacaccaccatagtggtgttatcaatttgtaacctaacatgctggtgatttatccccgaGCAATATGacctaaggccatggaatgcacttaacatctcTAGGTAATTTATACCTAGTGTGTTCAATAATGGtgtctcctgtgcattccatctccccccacagctcgagatggaattggtggatcCCCAACCAAGtgcgctggcatctgtttgtaacaCCATAGACGGACTGCTGATAATTAGTGGGTTGGAACAATATTTaatgttgtgttcccaccataTTAGTTCTATAATGGCTTCTGTAGGTAGCTCCATTGGCCTAGCAAAATGGCCCctgttaattttgagtgctctaatttttgctctctgtaaattctgataatgtaaaggtccgaattgtgtggcaggAAACGCggccactatcttcccaattatcctggctacccgtctaatggagggtttgGTGGTGTGAATAATATCGCTGCAAGCCTCTTGTAAGGCTGTAGCTTTCCctgtcggcaaagtcactgacatattAACTGTGTTtatggtgaaccccaagtaaaccatatttgttgaaggcgttaagttagatttaactggatggatgctgAACCCCAGCTCTTCGAACAGTAGTTTTGTGGCGGTTACTGCTTGACTAGCCAATTCGTAAGTTTTGCCAGTTAATCTGGGGGCTGAAGTAAGCTCAttcggtagtgccctgtattgccagtgctgtcccatccagttggattttaaataacatctgtgttcccctctgatgggcactgtatagtaagcatcttttaaatcgatacaTGCCATATAGTAGCCTGCTgaaactaattctttagcagtaacAACGgtatccattttgaagtgaatgtaTTGAACAAATGTATTTAAAGTTGTTAGATCGATGATGATACGGCACCCTCcgtcttttttgttttttatgaATATATTAGATACGAATTCCCGTGGTTCGTGTTGTGTACGTTCAATTACTCCTTCTTCATATGGACGTAGTAATTCTGTATATGCTTTAGATTGTTCTATGTTTGTGAGTATGAACGTCctgtctggtgtatgttgtactggaggggTATGTTTTAATATAAATTATATCGTATAACCCTGCATACTGCTTAGGATGTAAGTGTCtaaagttatcttattccatgcatccaagtaATATTGTAATCTCCCTCCAATTTCCGTGCTCCCCTTCATTTtaagagaaccagacccacctacctccatggttaccggtgttgGTTGAGTTATTTCCTTGTGGGCTTTTTTAGATGTTGAGGCTCCGTTGTTTTCTGTTGTTGAGGTtgaggcttgcgcattttccagtaCGGTCGTACTGGGCCATATCCTAAAAAAGGTCGTTGTTGGAAGCCGCTGGTTTTTGCACCGTATGTTCCTCGTCTGAGAGGTCCGTAAGGCTGATGTCTTCTCCCAAAGTAAGTTTTGGAGGCTCCTTTTATTAGCCCCAGCGTTTTTGCCTCTTCTTCAAGGTCCTTTACTCGTTTggataaatcccctccaaacaAGAGTGTCGGCGGTTTGGAGGTTCCCTGTTTACAAAGTCCAGCAAATTTGGGGTTCAGTGCTGGCTGAATGGCACTTTTACGTATGTTATTTAGCTCATACTGTACGCTGCAAAAtagagccagtgcatcctggtgatctttggTCATTTCTGTCTCTTGCACCGTACGGGCAAAAGCTGTTATGCCCGCCGTCAATCTTTTTAGGgatttttgtatttttaaatcCTGGGTTCGAATGCCTGCACCCACAtgcttccagatgcactggttcacACTTGGCACGTGTAGTGATTTGCAATTACCCGGTGGTAAATGACGTGCCAAAGTGTCTGCGAGGGCCTGTGTCTGCAGTTGATGAGCAGACATGTAATCtatgctggccgccatcctgggCTCAA includes these proteins:
- the LOC116969553 gene encoding dimethylaniline monooxygenase [N-oxide-forming] 5-like, producing MRGIFSQHPTINDDLPNRIISGRVLVKPNVRSFTETTAIFEDGSVEEIDFVVFATGYTFSYPFLDESVVKVEKNQVDLYKLVFPPAMTHPTLCIIGLMQPLGAIMPLSELQARWATRVFKGDANLPSTADMITDIMEKKEKMSNRYDKSQRNTIQVDYIAYADELADLIGARPNLKSLALRDPRLA